From a region of the Streptomyces venezuelae genome:
- a CDS encoding AraC family transcriptional regulator, with the protein MTLDRPLTPDNGLTRQEQGPTRHEDAADHHSRSGRISGHPPLLPGTTPAAFTRLNARAARRIGVSPAKYAPLLGMSPQHLSDDRYRTPASTNIRIWELMALQAPWHEVSLHMAHESALGTLGIWDYLLTQAPTPLEGLHDAYHYLATVADAGTETMRIEQTEQHVTISHVNAADLTDEVASAIRAYSLGLLQQRVGEATRRSVIPTKVALAAQAPQTHQALVDLYGTRAIDFACPVNSITFKAADLTTPQPHAPGLSGLLRRHAEQTLADAIPLRDWLDLFRATLRTPPDAGMPTLRTTAQRMSLSTRTLQRRLEEHQTTWSEELQGLRREHALRLITTTEMTLESVARETGYADPGGLRRAVHRWTGQPIASVRSHGDTESTSAASSQDPSQAGVDRGPDRPVSAARSGPTSHL; encoded by the coding sequence ATGACGCTAGATCGACCCCTGACACCGGACAACGGCCTCACGCGCCAGGAACAAGGCCCCACGCGCCACGAGGACGCGGCTGATCACCACAGCCGTTCGGGCCGGATATCCGGACACCCCCCGCTGCTGCCGGGAACGACCCCCGCCGCGTTCACCCGTCTCAACGCACGCGCCGCCCGACGAATCGGCGTCAGCCCGGCCAAGTACGCGCCCCTGCTCGGTATGTCCCCCCAGCACCTGTCGGACGACCGCTACCGCACACCGGCATCCACGAACATCCGCATCTGGGAACTCATGGCACTGCAGGCCCCCTGGCACGAGGTCTCGCTGCACATGGCCCACGAGAGCGCCCTGGGAACCCTCGGCATCTGGGACTATCTCCTCACCCAGGCTCCGACACCGCTCGAAGGCCTCCACGACGCCTACCACTACCTCGCCACCGTCGCCGACGCCGGCACGGAGACCATGCGCATCGAACAGACCGAGCAGCACGTGACCATCAGCCACGTCAACGCCGCCGACCTGACCGACGAGGTCGCCTCCGCCATACGCGCCTACTCACTCGGCCTGCTCCAGCAGCGCGTCGGCGAAGCCACCCGGCGCTCCGTCATCCCCACCAAGGTCGCGCTCGCGGCTCAGGCTCCCCAGACCCACCAGGCGCTCGTGGACCTCTACGGCACCCGCGCCATCGACTTCGCGTGCCCCGTCAACTCCATCACCTTCAAGGCCGCGGACCTCACCACCCCCCAGCCCCATGCCCCGGGCCTGTCCGGTCTTCTGCGAAGACACGCCGAACAGACCCTTGCCGACGCCATCCCCCTGCGTGACTGGCTCGACCTCTTCCGCGCCACCCTCCGGACCCCACCCGACGCCGGCATGCCCACTCTGCGCACCACGGCCCAGAGGATGTCCCTCAGCACCCGCACGCTTCAACGCCGCCTTGAGGAGCACCAGACCACCTGGTCGGAGGAACTCCAGGGCCTGCGTCGCGAGCACGCCCTCCGCCTGATCACCACGACGGAGATGACCCTCGAGTCCGTTGCCAGAGAGACCGGCTACGCCGATCCCGGCGGCCTGCGTCGCGCCGTGCACCGCTGGACCGGGCAACCGATCGCCTCGGTCCGCTCACACGGCGACACCGAATCCACTTCAGCGGCCTCTTCCCAGGACCCAAGTCAGGCCGGCGTCGACCGCGGACCGGACCGGCCGGTGTCAGCGGCGCGATCCGGTCCCACGTCACATCTGTGA
- a CDS encoding FG-GAP-like repeat-containing protein produces MSQFTRRAKYSGAVALGAVGLSLLSSPSQALHGPDATAAYGFTARIQIGNSERACTGTLVSQRWVLTAASCFAADAKPAAGKPAVATTVTVGRTNLTQTSTGTVRTAVELVPYPDRDLVLVKLNTGIAGVKPVALATTPVTAGQSVTAAGFGQTRTTWVPDILHTGAFTATGDSSANIALTPTGDAVICKGDAGGPVLRTNGQTQELVAVTSRSWQGGCLGTPATETRTGAVATRIDDLRSWISGNVTPVAGDMNGDKKPDMVAVDEDGKLLLYPGTGTGALGAPTVIGTGGWSGSSVTHRGDWNGDGMEDVVARVGGELRVYPNLGNGTIGSPVDIGSGLPSGAQVVGVGDTNRDGKPDLVVTHSNKLFLYPGVVGTAAAVSAPIVIGTSGWDVMDLSALGDANQDGRPDLLARDTRDGIFYVYLGQPDGKTFSDRTEFGRGYTVANRPLIAGAADANRDGVADMWATAGDGTLKFYKGGADIHGPIDGPSVQVGTGGWGAIKSIS; encoded by the coding sequence ATGTCACAGTTCACAAGACGCGCCAAGTATTCCGGTGCCGTCGCGCTCGGCGCGGTGGGCCTCAGCCTGCTCAGCTCCCCCTCCCAGGCCCTGCACGGCCCCGACGCCACTGCGGCCTACGGCTTCACCGCCCGTATCCAGATAGGCAACTCCGAGCGCGCGTGCACCGGAACGCTCGTCTCCCAGCGCTGGGTCCTGACAGCTGCTTCCTGCTTCGCCGCGGATGCCAAGCCCGCGGCCGGCAAGCCCGCCGTCGCCACCACCGTCACGGTCGGGCGGACCAACCTGACGCAGACCTCGACCGGTACCGTGCGCACCGCGGTGGAACTCGTCCCGTACCCCGACCGGGACCTCGTCCTGGTCAAACTGAACACCGGCATCGCCGGTGTGAAGCCGGTCGCCCTGGCCACCACGCCCGTCACGGCAGGCCAGTCCGTCACGGCAGCCGGCTTCGGCCAGACGAGGACCACCTGGGTACCCGACATCCTGCACACCGGCGCATTCACCGCGACCGGGGACAGCTCCGCGAACATCGCGCTGACCCCGACCGGCGACGCCGTGATCTGCAAGGGCGACGCCGGCGGCCCGGTCCTGCGCACCAACGGCCAGACCCAGGAACTCGTCGCCGTCACCAGCCGGTCCTGGCAAGGCGGATGTCTGGGAACCCCCGCCACCGAGACCCGCACCGGCGCCGTGGCCACCCGCATCGACGACCTGCGCTCCTGGATCAGCGGCAACGTCACCCCGGTCGCCGGTGACATGAACGGCGACAAGAAGCCCGACATGGTCGCCGTCGACGAGGACGGCAAGCTGCTCCTGTACCCCGGCACGGGTACCGGCGCCCTCGGTGCGCCCACCGTCATCGGCACGGGCGGATGGTCAGGATCCTCCGTGACACATCGGGGCGACTGGAACGGCGACGGAATGGAGGACGTCGTCGCCCGTGTCGGCGGCGAGCTTCGTGTCTATCCCAACCTCGGCAACGGCACCATAGGCTCGCCGGTCGACATCGGCAGCGGACTGCCCTCCGGCGCCCAGGTCGTCGGTGTCGGCGACACCAACCGTGACGGAAAGCCCGACCTGGTCGTCACGCACTCCAACAAGCTCTTCCTGTACCCGGGTGTCGTCGGCACCGCGGCGGCCGTCTCCGCTCCCATCGTCATCGGCACCTCCGGATGGGACGTCATGGACCTGAGCGCCCTCGGCGACGCCAACCAGGACGGCCGTCCCGACCTGCTGGCCCGCGACACCCGGGACGGGATCTTCTACGTCTACCTCGGGCAGCCCGACGGAAAGACCTTCAGCGACCGCACCGAGTTCGGCCGGGGCTACACCGTCGCCAACCGGCCGCTCATCGCCGGTGCCGCGGACGCCAACCGCGACGGGGTCGCCGACATGTGGGCCACCGCCGGCGACGGCACCCTCAAGTTCTACAAGGGCGGCGCCGACATCCACGGACCCATCGACGGGCCCAGCGTCCAGGTCGGCACCGGTGGATGGGGCGCCATCAAGTCCATCAGCTAG
- a CDS encoding ALF repeat-containing protein: MTATVAAASTPAFLSSPARADGAPGNTGDLLQLPDTPRAKAVRAYMLGGKATRPAAAHALSGTDEDIAAFLAEQLPKTTAEDNRVAVFSYLARGGKAVRRDSSAALDAGDGAIAAFVREGYRSAISEDLRITALAVIGNGGKAVKRDGSAAIDAGTQSALETFLATGQYTARLEDMRIDITASLAKAGPEVTKYANRALSGTADDIQWYLDTGQHIARARDREAASIEQLVAVVTRESQRARAKTDLAIEASERAVDAADKAKRAAETAAAEAALAKGNVDKSAAAATKAATAAQGAASASRTAIRSSNAAVEASRRASSAAAAASQAAAAAGAAASRAYNAAIAAAKDASKSGEAKNAAVAARNAAAQARNSAAAADQAAVASQQSAGAGAAAASAARNASAAATASAQAAAASGAAQGEAAQAKRQAEIAGTAAQQATSAAARAQSLANASAASARASRDAANSAAGHAEKAADAAEDAVKHAGQAIDFANKSTAHAGEAVKAADAAFKAVVDAEAVEKKAREAELANLEEDKKQALQEARALATADAADRAAAAGRRTQQQQTEAAIKDLISRAEQALSADDMSLAATLGRKAAIALLSSKGTWTREAAQFALAGTDWDVYSWIDLDRALAEAQDDRETALYISKVSDPTVAAAAAAALANGGAQAVGDFNTSGVLRARATENRTNIFRILNANPGKGVIRVGNDALNSNTPQSLQTFFDTELEKAVREDDNVTAGSLLTTGGPYTRSYAEVALEGPGWMKRVLVEELQHKAAQLDHDSLSHESAMKGVIAAAYKLAKEAQQEAALASQVAADARKAGQAAQEWAAKALRASADASLYAGQAESNANAADKSAADAQASAVKAANAANSARTAYRAANYSANRAIDAARNAVASSAQARGSAASAHNAAVTAGQNATAAANAASQARQIQVNMRAQEIAEEASRAAAQAKKDRDTKTNPSDAPENDQVNPNGSQTEGEEWWEDAKWWADAAGTVGTATGLLAAGFAVASVFLPAAPLTVTISAILAGVSLVAGGVSAVATGIEYGFTSSEFVNAAGGFALNLLTRGAGGGVVPAVKSVAKKVEEVVDDVLSPVTIQFVRR; encoded by the coding sequence GTGACAGCCACTGTGGCCGCCGCGTCCACTCCAGCCTTCCTCAGTTCGCCGGCCCGCGCGGACGGTGCCCCCGGCAACACCGGGGACCTGCTCCAACTCCCCGACACTCCGCGGGCCAAGGCGGTCCGCGCCTACATGCTCGGCGGCAAGGCGACGCGGCCTGCCGCCGCCCACGCTCTGAGCGGTACCGACGAAGACATCGCCGCCTTCCTTGCCGAGCAGCTGCCCAAGACGACGGCCGAGGACAACCGCGTCGCCGTGTTCTCCTACCTGGCCCGAGGCGGAAAGGCGGTACGGAGGGATTCCTCGGCGGCCCTCGACGCGGGAGACGGTGCGATCGCCGCCTTCGTGCGGGAGGGCTACCGGTCCGCGATATCCGAAGACCTCCGCATCACCGCCCTCGCGGTGATCGGCAACGGAGGGAAGGCCGTCAAGCGCGACGGCTCCGCCGCCATCGACGCAGGCACCCAGAGCGCGCTGGAGACCTTCCTCGCCACGGGGCAGTACACGGCCCGCCTCGAGGACATGCGCATCGACATCACCGCGAGCCTCGCCAAGGCAGGGCCGGAGGTCACCAAGTACGCGAACCGCGCCCTCAGCGGCACCGCCGACGACATCCAGTGGTACCTCGACACCGGGCAGCACATCGCCCGCGCCAGGGACCGGGAAGCGGCATCCATCGAGCAGCTCGTCGCTGTCGTCACACGCGAGTCGCAGCGTGCCCGGGCCAAGACCGATCTGGCGATCGAGGCATCGGAGCGGGCCGTCGACGCCGCGGACAAGGCGAAGCGCGCAGCCGAGACCGCGGCTGCCGAAGCCGCACTGGCCAAGGGCAACGTGGACAAGTCGGCCGCCGCAGCCACGAAGGCCGCGACAGCGGCTCAGGGAGCGGCTTCCGCCTCGCGGACCGCGATCCGCTCCTCCAACGCTGCCGTCGAAGCCTCGCGCCGCGCCTCGTCCGCGGCCGCCGCCGCCTCCCAAGCGGCGGCTGCCGCGGGAGCGGCCGCCTCCCGTGCCTACAACGCCGCCATCGCGGCCGCGAAGGACGCCTCCAAGAGCGGCGAGGCCAAGAACGCCGCAGTGGCCGCCCGGAACGCGGCCGCCCAGGCGCGCAACTCGGCCGCCGCCGCGGATCAGGCGGCCGTCGCCTCCCAGCAGTCGGCCGGTGCGGGTGCCGCGGCCGCGTCGGCCGCGCGCAACGCGTCGGCGGCCGCCACCGCCTCCGCGCAGGCCGCCGCCGCTTCGGGCGCGGCTCAGGGCGAGGCCGCGCAAGCGAAGCGGCAGGCCGAGATCGCCGGCACCGCCGCGCAGCAGGCGACCAGCGCCGCGGCCAGGGCACAGAGCCTGGCCAACGCCTCCGCCGCCTCGGCGCGTGCCTCGCGTGACGCGGCGAACTCGGCGGCCGGGCACGCCGAGAAGGCCGCCGATGCCGCTGAGGACGCGGTGAAGCACGCCGGCCAGGCCATCGACTTCGCGAACAAGTCCACCGCCCATGCTGGTGAGGCGGTAAAGGCGGCCGACGCGGCCTTCAAGGCGGTCGTGGACGCCGAGGCGGTGGAGAAGAAGGCCCGCGAAGCCGAGCTCGCGAACCTGGAGGAGGACAAGAAGCAGGCCCTCCAGGAAGCACGTGCGCTCGCCACGGCGGACGCCGCCGACCGCGCGGCCGCCGCGGGCAGGCGGACGCAGCAGCAGCAGACGGAAGCGGCGATCAAGGACCTGATCAGCCGGGCGGAGCAGGCACTGTCCGCCGATGACATGAGCCTCGCCGCCACGCTGGGCCGCAAGGCCGCGATCGCCCTGCTGAGCTCGAAGGGCACGTGGACGAGGGAAGCCGCCCAGTTCGCGCTCGCGGGCACCGACTGGGACGTGTACTCGTGGATCGACCTGGACCGCGCCCTCGCCGAGGCACAGGACGACCGCGAGACCGCTCTGTACATCTCCAAGGTCTCCGATCCCACGGTCGCCGCAGCCGCCGCGGCGGCTCTGGCCAACGGCGGCGCCCAGGCCGTGGGGGACTTCAACACCTCCGGCGTACTCAGGGCCCGGGCCACCGAGAACCGCACCAACATCTTCCGCATCCTCAACGCCAACCCGGGCAAGGGCGTCATCCGGGTCGGCAACGACGCCCTCAACTCCAACACGCCGCAGTCACTGCAGACCTTCTTCGACACCGAGCTCGAGAAGGCCGTGAGGGAGGACGACAACGTCACCGCCGGATCCCTCCTCACCACCGGCGGTCCCTACACCCGGTCGTACGCCGAAGTGGCTCTGGAAGGCCCCGGCTGGATGAAACGCGTCCTGGTCGAGGAGCTCCAGCACAAGGCGGCCCAGCTCGACCACGATTCCCTCAGCCACGAATCGGCCATGAAGGGCGTCATCGCTGCCGCCTACAAGCTCGCCAAGGAGGCCCAGCAGGAAGCCGCTCTCGCGTCGCAGGTGGCAGCGGACGCGCGAAAGGCCGGCCAGGCCGCACAGGAGTGGGCCGCCAAGGCCCTCCGGGCGTCCGCCGACGCCTCCCTCTACGCCGGCCAGGCCGAGTCCAACGCCAACGCCGCGGACAAGTCGGCCGCCGACGCCCAGGCCTCCGCGGTCAAGGCCGCGAACGCCGCCAACAGCGCGCGCACCGCCTACCGCGCCGCGAACTACTCCGCCAACCGCGCCATCGACGCCGCACGCAACGCCGTGGCGTCATCGGCCCAGGCCCGCGGATCGGCAGCCAGCGCCCACAACGCGGCGGTGACAGCGGGCCAGAACGCCACCGCAGCGGCGAACGCGGCGAGCCAAGCGCGGCAGATCCAGGTGAACATGCGCGCCCAGGAGATAGCGGAGGAGGCGTCCCGGGCCGCCGCGCAGGCGAAGAAGGACCGCGACACCAAGACCAACCCGTCCGACGCACCCGAAAACGACCAGGTGAATCCGAACGGATCCCAGACCGAGGGCGAGGAGTGGTGGGAAGACGCCAAGTGGTGGGCTGACGCCGCGGGGACGGTCGGCACGGCCACCGGCCTGCTCGCGGCCGGCTTCGCCGTCGCCTCCGTCTTCCTGCCCGCGGCCCCGCTCACCGTCACCATCTCCGCCATCCTCGCGGGCGTCTCCCTTGTGGCCGGCGGGGTCAGCGCCGTCGCCACCGGCATCGAGTACGGCTTCACCAGCAGCGAGTTCGTCAACGCCGCCGGAGGCTTCGCCCTCAACCTGCTCACGCGAGGCGCCGGCGGAGGCGTCGTCCCCGCCGTGAAATCCGTCGCGAAGAAGGTCGAGGAAGTCGTCGACGACGTCCTCTCCCCGGTGACGATCCAGTTCGTACGCCGATAG
- a CDS encoding DNA/RNA non-specific endonuclease, translated as MSLTATGTAVADGQDAPGRAPAVLNAVANPSRTQPVTVPPGENCKPTAAGSHERRAGAVRACVAMSAEPVTPSGRQALATAPAAAPAADSGSCEITTRGQWWYGRFGYCVYGITVLYTLRDSNGKPVGTGTLNVSSSSILPAKGTQWKEKVSVTMTDATGAVTALNVRFRGACSAGCKATTSAPWYGKGDNMIKGKAISGDLAYASTPAAGTSVDFTTSYEMFVTAPGVQITDPNASWSNPKKIRCDDAVRDTTTAGAPDPGCVVPSVMPIVRMSDQQNPQGAGAAAAGYLWAQNNLPDGWGLNKPLTRAKSGAADRAARTCGTFQARTDLVATDSCAGFPFAAAHEGGTDGAQCAELLPRLSARGWVVDVLDGSTSSPCARAHVPLADHQAAERQLSEGFTNQRVVENDQFTVEIGGSIAEPYAVCRQSTPAGAFTSGSGWIKNTTEPVLHVNKTTTPPGPPGTRASAAQACLGTLSGKGSDAKGNITGWADADLFRQANSSTAGLARCHLIANVLGGTGAVEDGGQINLVPCWQQGMNTGTPSMRTYETLAQNSMKPVAKGGILGPNDAIFYQVTPDYRNSDSTIPQGVTMTARVERSDGTSQPLFPDIYIANTYKDTGLLNLGN; from the coding sequence TTGAGCCTCACTGCGACCGGCACCGCCGTCGCCGACGGCCAGGACGCGCCGGGCAGGGCGCCGGCTGTCCTGAACGCCGTCGCCAACCCCAGCAGGACTCAGCCCGTCACGGTGCCGCCTGGGGAGAACTGCAAGCCCACAGCCGCCGGCTCCCACGAGCGCAGGGCGGGCGCCGTACGGGCCTGTGTCGCCATGAGTGCCGAGCCGGTGACGCCGTCAGGGCGGCAGGCCCTGGCCACCGCGCCGGCGGCGGCCCCGGCCGCCGACTCGGGCAGCTGCGAGATCACGACCCGCGGGCAGTGGTGGTACGGCCGCTTCGGGTACTGCGTGTACGGCATAACCGTCCTGTACACGCTCAGGGACAGCAACGGCAAGCCGGTCGGTACCGGAACGCTCAATGTCTCCAGCAGCTCCATCCTGCCCGCCAAGGGCACCCAGTGGAAGGAGAAGGTGTCGGTCACCATGACCGACGCGACGGGGGCTGTCACCGCCCTGAACGTGAGGTTCAGAGGCGCGTGTTCGGCCGGCTGCAAGGCAACCACATCCGCCCCGTGGTACGGGAAGGGCGACAACATGATCAAGGGCAAGGCCATCAGCGGCGACCTGGCCTACGCCTCCACTCCGGCTGCCGGTACCTCCGTGGACTTCACGACGTCGTACGAGATGTTCGTGACCGCTCCAGGCGTCCAGATCACGGACCCGAACGCCTCCTGGAGCAACCCGAAGAAGATCCGCTGTGACGACGCCGTTCGGGACACGACCACCGCCGGTGCCCCCGACCCCGGCTGCGTCGTGCCCAGCGTCATGCCGATCGTCAGGATGAGCGACCAGCAGAACCCGCAGGGCGCGGGGGCTGCGGCGGCCGGCTACCTGTGGGCCCAGAACAACCTTCCCGATGGCTGGGGACTCAACAAGCCGCTCACTCGGGCCAAGAGTGGCGCAGCCGACCGGGCCGCTCGGACCTGCGGCACCTTCCAGGCCCGCACGGACCTGGTTGCAACCGACAGCTGCGCCGGGTTCCCCTTCGCGGCCGCCCACGAGGGGGGAACCGACGGTGCTCAGTGCGCTGAGCTCCTTCCCCGTCTCAGCGCCCGCGGGTGGGTCGTCGATGTGCTGGACGGCAGCACGAGCAGCCCTTGCGCGCGCGCTCACGTCCCGCTCGCGGACCACCAGGCTGCTGAGCGTCAGCTCTCCGAGGGCTTCACCAACCAGCGAGTGGTGGAGAACGACCAGTTCACCGTAGAGATCGGGGGTTCGATCGCCGAGCCGTACGCCGTATGCCGTCAGAGCACTCCGGCCGGGGCGTTCACCTCCGGCAGCGGGTGGATCAAGAACACGACCGAACCGGTCCTGCATGTCAACAAGACCACCACTCCGCCCGGTCCTCCCGGCACTCGGGCATCCGCGGCCCAGGCGTGCCTGGGCACGCTGTCAGGGAAGGGCAGTGACGCGAAGGGGAACATCACCGGCTGGGCGGACGCCGACTTGTTCCGTCAGGCGAACTCGTCCACGGCCGGCCTTGCCCGGTGTCACCTGATCGCCAATGTCCTCGGTGGAACAGGCGCCGTGGAGGACGGCGGGCAGATCAATCTCGTCCCCTGCTGGCAGCAGGGAATGAACACCGGAACACCCAGCATGCGCACCTATGAAACCCTCGCCCAGAATTCGATGAAGCCTGTGGCGAAGGGCGGCATTCTCGGTCCGAACGACGCGATCTTCTACCAGGTGACGCCCGACTACCGGAACAGCGACAGCACGATCCCCCAGGGGGTCACGATGACGGCCAGGGTCGAGCGGTCGGACGGCACGTCGCAGCCCCTGTTCCCCGACATCTACATCGCCAACACCTACAAGGACACTGGGCTGTTGAACCTCGGGAACTGA